The following proteins are encoded in a genomic region of Brachypodium distachyon strain Bd21 chromosome 1, Brachypodium_distachyon_v3.0, whole genome shotgun sequence:
- the LOC100840168 gene encoding uncharacterized protein LOC100840168, translating to MGNLATKWRKVLKEALTLRPAGRFLQRHPSVLCLLFFLVILYKYFFSWFTLLLAASPIFLFTGFFLGIILAYGEPNNPENDHVYKKIQKVKSRNIHDNGKSAGGVSLQRILSSEEAKHNNREQKIQKGVQGGCSSSESGSAASDGSETDTHPMLHTFHQLRSGTSSSVSSQDGDSNERSTDDETEKEEVNADNEHDEEGVKVVAWSADDQKNILKIGCLEIERNQRLEMLIARHRVRKDVDRNLIDFGSGDSIPTVEELSKFNVQIPTVFAPRRNPFDLPYNEENFPDSAPSAPLKMRSTFDQTCEQEDEGSSTTGDNSSNVEPILVPSQPHISMALRRHESFTEGAPFLSDFWQDLQPSRFRPHFVMEKRASDGHAVPNLEGENSENSSVHDSESTSSVTDQGVQKELLEDSRNQGHVSSFSQTDEEPPLDQNMREIPCPLDIEPPVLISDSSDDDMSLPGGHINDWEEAQDTENLNSSHSIPLEDLSVMEYPQEMEMTSNDFHQMSPHSDDPELLSSSTESTNPFEVQKNEEPGKELEIIDDTQIADPVYDTSPSGSDKHSTTDSTVNAFFLQGGNGCTFDAEASMEEGCSPSRTKVASSETTMSSLHLVEESKLRQSKTSEISGHLSKNVVHEMS from the exons ATGGGAAATCTTGCAACAAAATGGCGAAAGGTTTTAAAGGAGGCATTAACCTTACGGCCTGCAGGCCGATTTCTTCAACGCCATCCTTCAGTTCTCTGcttattgttttttcttgtaatattgTACAAGTACTTCTTCAGCTGGTTTACCCTCCTTTTGGCCGCATCACCTATCTTCCTATTCACTGGCTTCTTCCTTGGAATCATTCTAGCTTATGGTGAACCAAACAATCCAGAAAATGATCATGTCTACAAAAAGATACAAAAAGTTAAAAGTCGGAATATCCATGATAATGGTAAATCAGCTGGGGGTGTATCTCTTCAAAGAATTCTATCTAGTGAGGAGGCCAAACACAACAACAGAGAGCAGAAAATCCAGAAGGGAGTTCAAGGTGGATGCTCTTCTTCTGAATCAGGATCAGCTGCATCAGATGGCTCAGAAACCGATACCCATCCAATGCTCCACACATTTCATCAGCTTAGGTCAGGCACCAGTTCATCAGTGTCATCTCAAGATGGCGATTCCAATGAACGTAGCACTGACGATGAAACTGAGAAGGAAGAGGTCAATGCTGACAATGAACATGACGAGGAAGGTGTTAAAGTTGTGGCATGGAGCGCTGATGATCAGAAGAACATACTAAAAATTGGATGTTTGGAGATAGAGAGAAACCAAAGGTTGGAGATGTTGATTGCTAGGCATAGGGTTAGGAAAGACGTAGATAGGAACTTGATAGATTTTGGTAGTGGTGATTCCATCCCAACAGTGGAGGAGTTATCAAAGTTCAATGTTCAAATTCCAACTGTTTTTGCACCTAGGAGAAATCCTTTTGACCTTCCCTACAATGAAGAAAACTTCCCGGATTCTGCTCCATCCGCACCGTTGAAAATGAGAAGCACGTTTGATCAGACATGTGAGCAAGAAGATGAGGGTAGCTCCACTACAGGAGATAACTCAAGTAATGTCGAGCCTATTCTTGTTCCATCTCAACCACATATAAGCATGGCACTTAGGAGGCATGAGAGCTTCACAGAAGGAGCACCATTCCTCAGTGACTTCTGGCAAGATTTACAGCCATCTCGGTTTAGACCACATTTTGTTATGGAAAAGAGGGCAAGTGACGGACATGCGGTTCCCAATCTTGAAGGAGAAAATAGTGAAAATAGCTCTGTTCATGACTCGGAAAGTACTTCTTCAGTTACTGATCAAGGAGTCCAGAAAGAGCTATTGGAGGATAGCCGAAACCAAGGACATGTGTCTTCATTCAGTCAAACAGATGAAGAACCTCCTTTGGACCAAAATATGAGAGAGATTCCTTGTCCTCTTGACATCGAGCCACCGGTACTAATTAGCGATTCATCAGATGATGACATGTCACTACCTGGTGGACATATAAATGATTGGGAGGAAGCTCAAGACACCGAGAATTTGAATTCATCACATAGTATACCGTTGGAAGATCTTAGCGTTATGGAATACCCACAAGAAATGGAGATGACAAGCAACGATTTCCATCAAATGTCCCCGCATTCAGATGATCCTGAGTTACTGTCATCATCAACAGAAAGCACTAACCCTTTTGAAGttcaaaaaaatgaagaaccaG GCAAGGAACTAGAGATCATTGATGACACCCAGATTGCTGATCCAGTGTatgatacaagtccatcggGAAGTGATAAGCATTCGACAACGGATTCAACGGTTAATGCATTTTTCCTGCAAGGAG GTAATGGTTGTACTTTTGATGCTGAAGCAAGCATGGAAGAAGGGTGTTCACCATCAAGGACTAAGGTTGCTTCCAGTGAGACAACTATGTCAAGTTTGCATTTAGTGGAGGAAAGCAAACTTAGACAAAGCAAAACATCAGAGATAAGTGGGCAT CTTAGCAAGAATGTTGTTCATGAGATGTCTTGA